The Brassica napus cultivar Da-Ae chromosome C7, Da-Ae, whole genome shotgun sequence genomic interval ACCCACAACAGCAACAAAGAAACCTCTCAAGGGTCTCAACCGCTTTGGGCGACATGCTTGCTCTTTCGGAGACGAGAGTACCAACCATATGCAGTGAAGAGAGCAACAAAGCGAAGCAAGAATCGAGAAGATCGGTTTCATGCATAGGCAGTGGTCTAGATCAAGTGGAAAGCGCAAGGGATTCTACTCTGAATACCTTTGTAAGGTCAAATTCAGTCCCTGAGATTAGACTCAATGGTGGAACGTCTGCTCCAGGAACTTCAAAAGCACTAGCTCTCAGAGAGCTTACCGAGTCAAGAAGCTTAAAATCATCATGGAAAGTTCCAAGCTTGTTCTTCTTCAGGAATAAGAAAGCAAACAAGGAGAAGACTGATGCACTGTCTCAACTGGCTAAGCTCACTGATGCATTACAAAGAAGAAGTATTTTTACAACCGAAGTAAGTCACAGTCTAAAACTGGTTGAGTTTAGCAATGCCCTGAAACCACTATTGTTGTTAATCAATTAGTCTGACATTGGTTTGTTTGCAGGGAGAACTGACCACACCGAATGAAAACCAGGACCAGCCGAGTCCAGTTTCGGTTTTACAGCATCCTTTGGAAGAGGAATATGTGGGAAATCCAGAATGTTCTGGGTCAACCAAGCCATGGACCAGCCAAGGTTAGtttagctctctctctctctctctctcttactctGGCTGCTGTTAAACTTTCTACGagattttatcaaatttttaacacTTTGCTACTGTCACTTCTCACAGGAGGAAAAGAAATGTCTCTGAAATGTAGTCTTATAGACAAATCACCTCCAATAGGATCAATCGCTCGTGTTTTCTCTTGGGAAGATGAGTCATACACAGACATAACTAAACCCGGAAATGGAATAAAGGAAGATGAAGACTGGTATTACTTCATCAAAACGCTTTTAAAAACATCCGGTTTCAGCGGCAGTGATCCGCTTATGACCCGGTGGCACTCACCAGATAGCCCTTTGGAACCATCATTAAGAGACAGGTTTGCCAACAAGGAACCCATCAAACGCAGGAACCAGCGATCAAACCGCAAGCTTGTGTTTGACTGCGTCAATGCCATCATAACAGAGACAACATCAACAGCTGCACGCACTGGCTTGACCTCTGGATTCGACATGGTGGAACATGTTTGGACAGAGTTTAAGGAGTGGGTGGTTCAGGACTCTAACAGCTTGGAAGGAGAAAGTTTGGTGAGAGAAGAGGTGGTCGGAAAGATGTGGAGTCATAATCTGCAAGTGGAAGTGAACAACTTGGGAATTGAAATTGAAGTGATGTTATTGGAAGAGCTTGTTGAGGAGGCAGTCTTTGATCTTACTCAATGAAACAATGTATATACGCCTTCATATAATTTACTATTTATGCAAGTGTTATGCATTCATGAAACATATGATATAATTTATGAAATAGTTTAACCAATTATATACATTTACATCCTCTTTGGATGCCCGTTTCAGTTATTAATTTACATTTTGATTCTTATCCTTGTAAATGGATTAAAAACCAACAAATCTTTTTGTAAAAACTTTATACTGGAAACGATAACACAGAAGGGATTCTCATTCTACAGGCAAACACACAAATAAAGATGCTTATGCGGTTGATGTGGCACTGGCACACAATACAGTGTTTTCGAGTTAAATATTAAAGCACACTCAAAGAATGTTACAGAGAGCAAAACATAGAGAAAGAGTTTCACAGAGACCATATGGACGCATGCACTTTCAGAATCATGTTTATTTGGCTTCATCAGCCTTTCGGGTTCACCGCCTGACTCTGGTTCAGTCCATACTGCGAAAGAAACCATTTTTTTATCAGTAACAGCTTCCACAAGCCTGATCTGATAAGCAAAGCACTAAGATAAATGAGAAAAAAGTGATGAGTGTTAACCTTTTCTCTGATTCGAGAGCTCCAGTTTTCACTCTTGCTTGGGCCAGCAGAGGCTTGGTTTGCTTGAGAACCAAGAAGTGGGTCCCAAGCTCTACTCCTCGGGTTCTCAAAGTCTTCCTCATCGCCAAGCTCGGGTCTCTTAGGTGAAACCATAGCTCTGAGAACCATGGCTAGTAACAGTGACAGTAGCTGAAAAAGCAGGAGTGGCGTGTTCACAATTAGAAACACACAAGAAAAGATTCACTATGTATGAAATGCTACAAAGTTAACTGAGACTGGTTTGAGTTTTTCACCTGGACCACTAAAACAGCAGCCCCGACCCATTTGCATATATCAATGTTGTCCTCAATGAAAGCTCTGAGACTATTGAGTTCTCCAGTTGGATCATACGGAAGATCCTACACAACACATGTATATCAATCAAACAGTTACAACAGAAAGCCAAGAACACGAGAAACAGTATTCAAATATACGAAAGATGCCACCTTTTCCCACTGACGATCAATGGCGATGAATGCAACAAGGGCAGCTTCAAGTAGAATGAGCAGAGTTTTGAGAATAGAGTACTTTGAAAGCCGTCAAgggaagaaaaaaaacgaaataaacCCATTCCAAGTAAACTAGCATGACGGTGTAGTAAACTCTATCAATCTATCATGTATATAAGTAAGGATACGAAACACAAGCAACAACCATTGATAGCTTCAGCAGCAATGAAACCAATGATGGTAACAATGCAGACCAAAACACCAACCGCCATAAAAGAGTAGATGAACCTGCATTTAAAAAGCAATGATTCACAACAACACAAGTTAAGAAACCTGACTGGGGCTTAATAAGAGGAACCAAAAACATAATCACCTAAAAAAGCTAAAAACAAGTCATCTTGAAGTATTTAAAGCAAACACACTTTTGTTTAACTTCATAGTTATACTTAGTAATAAACTGAAAACTAATTAAACCCCACATTTATCTCAGACCTCCATTTCTGaaacaaaccctaaaaattgaaactttaatGTAAAACCCTAAAATTGAAAAGATGATTATAGTACCATGGAGCAGGAAGGTCCAAGGAACGAAGGTTAAACCCAtgatcaccaccaccaccaccactagaCCCTAGAACGACGCTCGCCATGAGACCAGCAGGATTATTCAAGGGCTCGGAAACTCTAGCAATACCGAGTCCTGAGCTAGATGTGGGAGGGTCGACGGGGACGTGACGGTGGTATTGATCGAGCATCCATATGGAGTAGATGATGATGGAAACACCGAAGAAAGCTTGAACGAAATTGAGGATCTTGAGAGTTGAAGCGAACGAAAGATGGCAGCAATTATGCCTCATTTCTTTCTTCCTCAGAGATGATTGAACCCGGAAAAGCTTTTTTCAAAGGTCACAACCCCTTATTTGCTATTCGTTTAGCTCTTATCTGCTGACTTGTCTAgttggattttttatttttttttaagtgttaATGGTTTTCATGATTATTAtgcataaattttatttgttgaaTGGTTTTttgcagtgtttttaaaaccgggcCGATCCGATGGTTGGACTGGGTTCGACTATGAACCGGTCACAGAGAGGGCCCAATAATCACATTAACTGAGCTATACTAATCGGCCCATTATGAAAAGAGCCCATAACGACCAGAGAGAATTACAGTCCTTCTTCCTTCGCCTTTCGAACCAACAGCGAGAGCAGCTGCAACGGGAGAATTGGAGTTTGAGTAGCGATAATCAATCGACAATGACGAAAGCTCCTCCTTCTCTAGCGTTTCTCTGCATCCAATCGCTCAAGCTTCAGCTTCTACAAGGTCACGATACTAGAGAGAGATTCGAACAATTTGTTGCGCCAATTTGATACTGATTTGTTGCTTTGTGTATTCTCAGGCGACAATCCAATTCCTGATGTATACGAGCTTCCGTCGGAGTTGTTTGATGGTGTTATCTCTCACTTGCCTGCACTAGCGCTGCATAATTTCCAGACCCACATGTAAGTGACTCCGATTCTAGAGTTTTTGTAATCAGTTTctgaagatttagggttttgaattggatggatgaagatgaattgaattgaattggTATAGGCCGTTCAAATGCTGGGATAATTATGAAGCTGGTGATGATTGCTTGACTAGTGGGAGAAAACGCCCAAGGTTTGATCAATTACGTTTTGTTTACTTTATTGCAACCGAGAGGACAGAACTGAGAAATGACTTAATCTGCAGAAATGATATACTCGGTAGCTCATGGAAGTTGCTGTTTAAGGTGCGGTGGCCTGAGCTCATTAACAGTGTGGAACCATCAGCTGACTGGCAACAGCTTTACTGGGAGAAGCATCTTCAAAAGTATGACACGACCCTTTGATTGTTCTTTTACTCTgttttcttcctgttttgaGTTTTGCTGTTAATCCGAGTAACAGTTGTGTTGATGAAGCAGCTGAGGTAGCTATGCGTCCCACATTCAGTGGTCGGATAAGTTCCATTCATGTATCAGGTTAGTTTTCTTGTCTTGAGGTTTTATTCGTCAGTTGTGTGAGAATCTTTGTTCAGTTGGTTTTATTTTGTGTTGCAGATAAGATATTGAGATACATTTGTCATGAAGAGCACACCAACTGTCAAAAATGTGTCTGTACGGAGCTATCTTTTCATTTCCAGACATTTGGACCCTATCTTAGGTTTAGTAACATTTCATGATTACGGGCAAACTGCACTACTTTCAGCTCTGAGTtctttatgtttgtttcttacCTTTTGCAGGTGCCTGAGGCTTCTGAATGTGCTCTGCGTTACGGAAACTTGTGTAAGTAACTAAAATATGCTCTTAGGTTTTCAATAGAGGCAtctttgctttctttttatCTCAGTATCACTGGCTGAGGTGATATGTTAAATTGTTTTCTGTGATTGCTTTTCTCTAGGAACTTCAAATTTGTATCTTTGTAGTTGAAATCAATCATTTAACCTTATAAACAAAGGACATGAATAATGTTTAGGCTTTGTTACTGTAGGAGCTACTGAGGACATGTAAATTAAAAACTTTGGTTCTGCGTTGGATCAGATCCGAGAAACATGTAAGGAAAATTCACTACTCAGTCTCATATATTGAGTTAGCTAGACTGGAACCATATTGCTGATGATCCATGATTCGACAGGTTGAGCCCTTGTGCAAACTCTTGAGCCAGAACCGAGAAACATTAACTTCGCTTGAATTTATTCACTGTAAACTTTCTTCGACTTTCATCAGTGCAATCTGCGCTTCTCTTCATGAAAAAGACATTCACACAAGTGGGATTCAGCGTTTCTATATAAAGGCATCTAGCTTTGACATAGATCCACTTGCTGCGCCTCCCGCTTTCATTTCATTCCTGAATTCGGTGAGGTATTCATATGAACTGATGCCATTTGGCTGTCAAAGTCTATTTTCTTGATTAACTTTCTCGTTTCTTTATGCATCTTTTTTTTGCTTTCAGGTCCTTACAGTCCGTACATTTTTGCGATAGCCACCTCGATAGGCATATCGCAAGGATGATTTTCTCTACACTACTTGATTCTTCCTCAGGTCTTTCGACCCTTGACATCTCTGAAAACAACGTGGGTACCATCATGGTTCTTATTTTTCGAACTGATACATGGTTTGCTCTTCGTGGCTGACCAACACGCAATATATAGATTTCAGGATGGCTTTCTACTTTCAGCTCGAGATCTGTTATTGGTTCTCTGTCATCAGGAAAGTCTTTACATTCCCTGCGCAAGCTCAACGTAAGGTATTTTTTAGTATAGCGACAATGGACACGGTTTTAAGCCTGGAAACCTTGTCAAACGGTTAGAAATGTGTTTCTAGGGGGAATGAACTTAACAAATACGATGCAGAGAATCTTTCGCATGCTCTTCTTCATATGCCCGGCTTGGAATCTCTTGACCTGAGCGGGAACCCCATTGAAGACAGTGGGATCAGGTTCGTCTTACAAGTTCTTGCATTTGTAATCTTGGAGAAAACCAACAGCAGTTACATATTTCATTTATATGGTTTTCGTGAGGTACAGAAGCTTGATATCTTACTTCAAAAAGAATCCGGATTCTCCTTTAGCTGATTTGAACTTGGAGAACTGTGAGCTATCATGTTGTGGAGTTATCGAGTTTCTTGATACCCTGTCAACGGTGGAGAAACCTTTAAAGTTCCTGTCTGTTGCAGATAATGCCCTCGGAAGGTATTTGCATAATTACAAACTCTATATCACTTTACACCGATATAAAGTGTGTCTTCTTATTATATTGTTCTTGTTCTTCAGCGAGGTTGCGGAGGCTGTAATGAACTCATTGACAGTCTCCATCGAGTCTCTCGACATTTCGAGTATAGGATTAGGTCCTGTTGGGTTTCTTGAGCTAGGCAAAAGACTTGTAAAAGGGGTGAAGAAGCTGATGAGTATCAATATAAGGTTCAAAGCAAATTTCATCTCCTCTGTTTCGTTGTATACATTACATTGCTTCGCATTCTGTTTTCCTCATGTTCTTCTTGTGGTCTCTTCCCGATAAAGCAAAAACCGTGGAGGATTAGAGACTGCTAGATTTCTGTCAAAGCTCATACCCCTGGCACCAAAACTCGTCTCAGTCGACGCATCCTACAATCTTATGCCAGCCGAATCTTTGCTCATGCTATGCGATTCCCTGAGAAGTGCAAAAGGTTAATATAACTTTCTGGAATCGGTTTGATTCTTGAGACACTTTGCTGATTCGAGTGTAACTGTGTGTATGATGATTTTGTTTCAGGTGATCTGAAACGTCTTGACATGACGGGGAATATCTGCATCAGCAGCGAAGCTGACCATTCttctctacttgatgaatttcAACACAATGGGGAGCCCATCTTCGTTTTACCATCATCCTCGACTTCACACGTCCCTTACGATGATGAGCCGTAGATAGTTCTTCTATACCGGTTAGTTTTGCTGTTTGGCCTTTTGTCCGGTTCTCTGGTGAATTCATTGGTTTGGTAGGGATTGGTTAACTGTGTGAATTATAAATATGGCTGTGTTTGGCTCCATTTGTCTTCTTCTAAATCTATCAAAGTGGATCAACAAGTTTATTTAAGAGTATATGAAGATATAAAGATTTCACTGTGATTCTATTCATTAAGGAGGGTCATTGTAATCTTTTGACGTGGCAAAAAATCATTCTTTTCACAGTGCTCGAGCCTAGATGGTTGGTATGAGTTTGGGTGTAAGATTCCTTTGGTTAGCAAAAaagttaataataattaaaattttattatgcaAACATGACTAAGGTTtaccaaacaaaatataaagCGTCGTGGCTCCTATCTAAATCATCATTGCATTTCTATAACTTATCCACATACTACCGACGTTCTGTTCTACTCCATGTGATCAGGTGGGTGGTCAATCTAAATTTAGTTTCataaaaagaaattgatcagaTCATTATTCTGacgtatttatttattaaaatgtacTCTCAATGACTTAATTGATTATACATTATTTGGATTTATTCAAGTTTTGTTAGGTTGGtaataaacatgaatatttGTTTCTAGTTTAATGTTATTTAATACTCAATGAACCTAAACTTAATGAGACACTTAAACAACAAACTTTTGTCCAGTTTTGGTgtcttacattttttttgtgtttggatTGATTCAACTATCAACATAGTATATTCATTtggtatcaatttttttttttgttgtcataAAATAATCGAAACCGCCATCGTCAAATATAAAATGCATTTGAATTTTATCAAGTGTTTCGATTTGGATCAAACCGATTTATCCATTTTAAACACTGAgacatttagaaaaatattggaCAATAAAGTGATTAATTGTCAAAGAAGTTAACAATTACAGGCATTTTCTAATTTAGTTCATTTCTTTATTGCGAGTTCGGTTCAAATGTCTTGTTACTAACCTAACAGAATAGAACCGGCGGTTATTACGTTCGGACcataaaaataagaatttttttttgacacttTCCCACATTCAAATAACTATAAGACACTTATCACTTAAGACACACTTTCTttgatcaaaataatttttatgatCTTAAACTAAAGAGAACGTCACTCCTcttcttatttcattttattattatttttattctactttatgtttttatttacttttatctcaaattctaaaatatattaaacaaaaataattgtcataataaactatatataaaattatcattcttttaagatccattttcatatatatattatatatatattaatgtgtaaacaaaactaaatgtgAACATAGACACCAAAGCGtggataataaaattataaattagttgtgTACATGGACATCTTAACAGAATTATAAACTAGTTGTGGACATGGATAATATTCCTTCGATTTCATTCATCATCTCGGGATCTAAATTCAACTATAATCAAATTTACATTCATCCACATCATGACAAAGCGCAAATTCCTTAGATCGAAAATCTCTGACATGCAAAGTCAgactttttatttaatgaatgatatctaaaattttatattgataattaaaactattaattaaaatttaattactaaaagtttaacataattttacttattgataacatattaaaattaaacttaaatattaatcaatagaACATGTTGAAACAACTTAATACTCCGGTAAATTACTTTCGGATCcacaaaaaatgttaaaatattgtccaaaagACGTGGGCGGAGGAGGAGCTTGCTGATTTTGTTGCTGGTGACTGCGTTTTTGTAAAATATGTGGTTTTTGGATCTTCTTTGGAATTTAcgtcataaaataaaatttgttttttccttCATATGTTTTAAAGCAAAATTTTGTCTTTGAATCTCCAACTGATGTTTGTCTTTGTTCACTTGACTTCTTTAGGTTTTCTAAGAATTGTTTATTTCCTTCTTCTAATGTATTGGAAGAGAAGCTCCACCACCAGAAGTCCAAATACCAGATGATAAAGATAATCGGTTCTAAGAGTTTGTAAGTTGATTCAGAAAAATCAAGGATAAGAAAGCTCGTTTCTCACTTTGGAATGCATTAATCGACCATTTATGGGGAAAATATAGTAATGAGAGGTTTAGATAATgtctattttgttttattattattttctaatttcatttgtaataaaatgtttaatttaaataatattgtaattttatgaaaaaaattaaaagttataataaatgGGTTAATTTGCAACATTTATAAGTTAAAtgtgttatttataaaataaaaagaatcttttaaaaatatttttttatagaggaaaaaatagaaaaatacattggagagaaACCTACCTCCGTTACGGAGTTTATCCGTTAAGGGAAAAATAGATGAATGCATATGGTCTTACCGTaatcaattctaaaaaaaatgatgatacaGCTACTAGTAGTGGCATATCactgtaaataataaaaagaagaaagggCAAGTTCCCAAATGGGTAAGCCAACCAGACGGTTTCGTTTTTATGGTCCTCAAATCAAATGACTCTCTACTTGTTAACTAGAGTCACCTTTactcttcctctctctttctttctttgtaaaaataattaagcCGCACTCCTCCGCTAAATCCTTTcctcggctctctctctctctctctctctacacttACCACGTTCCACACGCGCACACGCACACGCAcgcactctctctctctctctctctgttcatCGAATCCCTCCTTCGGATCGATTCAATTCGGTGTGTGTTTGATTGGGGGGAATAAGCAGATCTGAAGGGAGGAGAGCCAGATCGGGAGTGGTTAGGTCATCATGGAGGAAGCTCTGGAAATGGCGCGAGCCAAGGACACCAAGGAGCGCATGGCGGCTGTGGAGCGGCTCCACCAGCTTCTCGAAGCTTCTAGGAAGAGCCTGAGTCCGTCGGAAGTGACGTCACTTGTTGATTCCTGTTTGGATCTCCTCAAGGACAGCAATTTCAGAGTCTCTCAAGGTGCGCTTCAGGCGCTCGCTTCCGCCGCCGTGCTCGCCGGTGAGCATCTGAAGCTTCACTTGAACGCCCTTGTCCCTGCCGTAGTGGAGCGGCTTGGAGACAGCAAGCAACCGGTTAGGGATGCGGCGAGGCGTTTGTTGACAACTCTCATGGAGGtcaaatagttttatttatctCTTGCTCCTTTGCCATTGACCAGTGTGATGTAAcagtttcttttctttgtttggtAGGTTTCATCTCCGACGATTATAGTGGAAAGAGCTGGTTCGTATGGTTGGCTGCATAAGAGTTGGAGAGTTAGGGAAGAGTTTGCGCGAACTGTCACGTCGGCCATTGGTCTCTTTGCATCTACTGAGCTCCCTCTTCAGCGTGTTATTCTTGCCCCGGTACAAAGGAGCCAACACTGTTTTTTGCTTGTATTGATTGGCTATTATTGTCAATTCTAATTCACTTAGTTTTTTCTTACTGAACAGATACTTCAGATGTTAAATGATCCGAATCAAGCAGTCAGGGAAGCTGCAATTCTCTGCATTGAGGTAAAGTTTTTAACTTGTTTGAGTATGGAATTTCATCAACTTAGTCTGTGGACATCTCTGTCTATTTGTGTTGGAGAATCCAATCCATAGAATTCAAAATTCAGATGCTTTGTCTCGTTTTGGCCTTTAATATCATTCTTCTGCTTTCTCTCAGGAGATGTACATGCAGGGTGGGAATCAATTTCGGGAAGAGCTTCAGCGCCACCATCTTCCATCATATATGGTAAATCTCAGATTCAGAGCGTGCACTTTGCATATCAATATGCATACTATACTTTGATGAGGAATACTAGAATTGCAGTTTGCTAcaacttcttctcttttttgaaTCAGGTGAAGGATATTAATTCTAGACTGGAACGTATTGAGCCACAGCAGCGTTCTACAGATAGCCGTAGTAGCCACCATGCTTCTGTTAATGAAGTTAAGGCTTCAAGTGTCAATCCCAAGAAGAGCAGTCCAAAGGCAAAGACTTCCACAAGAGAGAACTCGTTATTTGGAGGTTAAGATCTTTAACTCAAGGATTAAAGTCTAAAAATTGCCGTTCTTTTACTTTGTCTGATTTGTTTTGTATCTGTGCATTTCAGGAGATCCTGACATCACTGAAAAACCCATCGAGCCAATCAATGTGTACTCAGAGAAGGAGCTGATACGAGAGTTTGAGAAAATTGCTTCAACACTTGTCCCAGAGAAAGACTGGTCAATGCGTATTTCAGCTATGCGGAGGGTTGAAGGACTTGTTGCGGGAGGTACTTAATCAACTTTTTTTATACTTAATCCTTCACATTTTCTGTTAGTCAGTGACTCAGTGGAGGAATTTTCCTGTGTCACATCTCATGATTTTTTTCTCTGTTGAAGGTGCGACTGATTACTCTTGTTTTCGAGGTCTCCTGAAGCAACTTATTGGTCCCTTAAGTACACAGTTATCTGACCGAA includes:
- the LOC111197741 gene encoding uncharacterized protein LOC111197741, producing MRRLVPVEMSKEVEDRQSSSSNVVAKLMGLETTASPRSSSRSRSSSLDTHDARKFHGYEMLVSLPHKENLSRQGHCDGSVSDSKKLDLVRRKFMEAKRLVTDDKLHGSKEFQEALQVLSSNKDLFVELLQESNSFFSHDLSDFHPVFAHPDAKRITVLRPSKAQKCLVQDSRGKQVKKTQETGCTDAAQPTRIVVLKPSPGKGLDIKAITSSSPPSFFDEAGDDETRQVAKEITRQIRETFRGHCRNETLSSSSSYSVLSKGYLSDDGSLNRSTNEYPVGNSEIMSPSSRRSWDCGNRFETPFSSSSFRRVSFSPESSVYREAKKRLSERWAMMSLNGDPQQQQRNLSRVSTALGDMLALSETRVPTICSEESNKAKQESRRSVSCIGSGLDQVESARDSTLNTFVRSNSVPEIRLNGGTSAPGTSKALALRELTESRSLKSSWKVPSLFFFRNKKANKEKTDALSQLAKLTDALQRRSIFTTEGELTTPNENQDQPSPVSVLQHPLEEEYVGNPECSGSTKPWTSQGGKEMSLKCSLIDKSPPIGSIARVFSWEDESYTDITKPGNGIKEDEDWYYFIKTLLKTSGFSGSDPLMTRWHSPDSPLEPSLRDRFANKEPIKRRNQRSNRKLVFDCVNAIITETTSTAARTGLTSGFDMVEHVWTEFKEWVVQDSNSLEGESLVREEVVGKMWSHNLQVEVNNLGIEIEVMLLEELVEEAVFDLTQ
- the LOC106415168 gene encoding tetraspanin-18 gives rise to the protein MRHNCCHLSFASTLKILNFVQAFFGVSIIIYSIWMLDQYHRHVPVDPPTSSSGLGIARVSEPLNNPAGLMASVVLGSSGGGGGDHGFNLRSLDLPAPWFIYSFMAVGVLVCIVTIIGFIAAEAINGCCLCFYSILKTLLILLEAALVAFIAIDRQWEKDLPYDPTGELNSLRAFIEDNIDICKWVGAAVLVVQLLSLLLAMVLRAMVSPKRPELGDEEDFENPRSRAWDPLLGSQANQASAGPSKSENWSSRIREKYGLNQSQAVNPKG
- the LOC111197740 gene encoding uncharacterized protein LOC111197740 isoform X1, producing the protein MKRAHNDQRELQSFFLRLSNQQREQLQRENWSLSSDNQSTMTKAPPSLAFLCIQSLKLQLLQGDNPIPDVYELPSELFDGVISHLPALALHNFQTHMPFKCWDNYEAGDDCLTSGRKRPRNDILGSSWKLLFKVRWPELINSVEPSADWQQLYWEKHLQNCVDEAAEVAMRPTFSGRISSIHVSDKILRYICHEEHTNCQKCVCTELSFHFQTFGPYLRCLRLLNVLCVTETCELLRTCKLKTLVLRWIRSEKHVEPLCKLLSQNRETLTSLEFIHCKLSSTFISAICASLHEKDIHTSGIQRFYIKASSFDIDPLAAPPAFISFLNSVRSLQSVHFCDSHLDRHIARMIFSTLLDSSSGLSTLDISENNISGWLSTFSSRSVIGSLSSGKSLHSLRKLNVRGNELNKYDAENLSHALLHMPGLESLDLSGNPIEDSGIRSLISYFKKNPDSPLADLNLENCELSCCGVIEFLDTLSTVEKPLKFLSVADNALGSEVAEAVMNSLTVSIESLDISSIGLGPVGFLELGKRLVKGVKKLMSINISKNRGGLETARFLSKLIPLAPKLVSVDASYNLMPAESLLMLCDSLRSAKGDLKRLDMTGNICISSEADHSSLLDEFQHNGEPIFVLPSSSTSHVPYDDEP
- the LOC111197740 gene encoding uncharacterized protein LOC111197740 isoform X2, giving the protein MKRAHNDQRELQSFFLRLSNQQREQLQRENWSLSSDNQSTMTKAPPSLAFLCIQSLKLQLLQGDNPIPDVYELPSELFDGVISHLPALALHNFQTHMPFKCWDNYEAGDDCLTSGRKRPRNDILGSSWKLLFKVRWPELINSVEPSADWQQLYWEKHLQNCVDEAAEVAMRPTFSGRISSIHVSDKILRYICHEEHTNCQKCVCTELSFHFQTFGPYLRCLRLLNVLCVTETCELLRTCKLKTLVLRWIRSEKHVEPLCKLLSQNRETLTSLEFIHCKLSSTFISAICASLHEKDIHTSGIQRFYIKASSFDIDPLAAPPAFISFLNSVRSLQSVHFCDSHLDRHIARMIFSTLLDSSSGLSTLDISENNDGFLLSARDLLLVLCHQESLYIPCASSTGNELNKYDAENLSHALLHMPGLESLDLSGNPIEDSGIRSLISYFKKNPDSPLADLNLENCELSCCGVIEFLDTLSTVEKPLKFLSVADNALGSEVAEAVMNSLTVSIESLDISSIGLGPVGFLELGKRLVKGVKKLMSINISKNRGGLETARFLSKLIPLAPKLVSVDASYNLMPAESLLMLCDSLRSAKGDLKRLDMTGNICISSEADHSSLLDEFQHNGEPIFVLPSSSTSHVPYDDEP
- the LOC111197740 gene encoding uncharacterized protein LOC111197740 isoform X3 translates to MIYSVAHGSCCLRCGGLSSLTVWNHQLTGNSFTGRSIFKTEVAMRPTFSGRISSIHVSDKILRYICHEEHTNCQKCVCTELSFHFQTFGPYLRCLRLLNVLCVTETCELLRTCKLKTLVLRWIRSEKHVEPLCKLLSQNRETLTSLEFIHCKLSSTFISAICASLHEKDIHTSGIQRFYIKASSFDIDPLAAPPAFISFLNSVRSLQSVHFCDSHLDRHIARMIFSTLLDSSSGLSTLDISENNISGWLSTFSSRSVIGSLSSGKSLHSLRKLNVRGNELNKYDAENLSHALLHMPGLESLDLSGNPIEDSGIRSLISYFKKNPDSPLADLNLENCELSCCGVIEFLDTLSTVEKPLKFLSVADNALGSEVAEAVMNSLTVSIESLDISSIGLGPVGFLELGKRLVKGVKKLMSINISKNRGGLETARFLSKLIPLAPKLVSVDASYNLMPAESLLMLCDSLRSAKGDLKRLDMTGNICISSEADHSSLLDEFQHNGEPIFVLPSSSTSHVPYDDEP